Part of the Desulfovibrio litoralis DSM 11393 genome, GCCGTTCACCAGTTTGTCAGAATTGGTACGCATGCTTTCGTTGGCGGAAAGACAGGAATTGCTCAAGATTTGCCTCCTTATATGCTTGCTATAGGCAATAGAGGCGGGGTGCAGTCGCCTAATTTGGTCGGTTTAAAACGTATGGGAGCAAGTCAAGAGCTTGTTAGCATAATGAAAAACGTTTTTCGTATGTTTTGGAAGTCTGATTTAAGCAGAAGTGAAGCCCTTGACCAAATAGAAAAGGAATATGGACAACATCAAGAAGTAATTAATTTTGTTAACTTTGTTCGTTTGAGTGAGCGTGGAGTTCTCTCAACTTTTGAACAGTCTAAAAATAGTGATTAAGCTTGATTTATTTTGTTTTTAGCCAGCGGTTTTTTTGACGGATAAAAATAAAATATGTTTAAATCGCTTATTTATAGATATTTGCTTCTTAATCGTGTATTTTTTATAAATTATTAAACTAACCTGATAGTTATGGATATTTTTAAACAAAGTCCTGTTGTTGGAATTATTGCCGGTGGTGGTCAGTTTCCTGTTTTAGTAGCAAGAGCGGCACATGCCAGAGGGCTTAAAGTAGTTATGACAGGCTTTGTCGGGCATACAGACCCCTTGATTGCCAAAGAGGCTGATGCTTTTAAAATGATACATTTAGGGCAGTTAACTGCTTTAGTGAATTTTTTTAAAAAACATAATGTGGTGAATATTTGCATGGCAGGAGCGGTTTCTAAACCAAAAGCTCTTGATTTGCGTCCTGATTGGCGAGCCGCTAAAGCTTTATTTAATCTTGCAAGGCGAGGAGATAACGATTTATTGTCTTTAGTTGTAAGAGAGCTTGAAGCTGATAATTTTCTACTTTTTCAGGCGGCTGATTTATCTCCTGATTTGCTTGCTCCGGTTGGCATACTTACCGCTAATTTACCTGATCATGTTTTACAGGAAATGCAATATGCTTGGTCTGTCTTAAAGGGAATTGGCTCTTATGATATAGGACAGGCGATAGTCGTCAAAGAACGCATGGTGATTGCTGTTGAAGCTATAGAAGGTACTGATGCAACTATCAAGCGAGCCGCCGAGCTTGTTGGTGAAGGTTGTGTTTTGGTAAAAACCTTAAAACCTAACCAAGATGGACGCACCGACCTTCCGGCTTTAGGTTTAAAAACAATTGAGTTATTAACCAAATATAAATATGCCGGGTTAGGATATGAGGCGGGAAAGAGCCTTTTTTTTGATGTTCAAGAAGCGATTAGGTTGGCAGAAAAAAATAAATTGAGCATAGTTGGAATTCCGAGTGAAGGCATAGAAAATTTGACTAATTATAATCAATAATTATATAAAAAATTACTTGTTATTGAATTTTAGTTTTTTTGAAATATTAAATCAAAACTTAATTAAGTTATAAGGTAAATAAGATGAATGTAGATAGCATAATCGAAAATGAGAATAATAAAGATTCAGCCGTAAAACAACCCTCTGACTTTATTCGCACTCGCATTCAAACAGATTTGTTAAACGGAAAGAATAATGGGCGTTTACATACCCGCTTTCCACCTGAACCAAACGGTTATCTACATTTAGGACACGCTAAATCTATTTGTTTGAATTTTGGTGTTGCCAATGAATTTAACGGCTTATGCAACTTGAGGCTTGATGATACTAACCCCACAAAAGAAGAAGTTGAATATGTTGATTCTATTCGCAATGATGTTAAGTGGTTAGGGTTTAGTTGGGACGATCGTGAGTTTTTTGCCTCTGATTATTTTGAATTTTTTTATGAACAGGCGGTTCGTTTAATTAAAATGGACAAGGCTTATGTTGATAGTTTATCGGCCGATGAAATCAGGGCATATCGAGGAACTCTAAAAGAACCCGGAAAAAATAGCCCTTATCGCAATCGCAGTATAGAAGAAAATCTTGATTTGTTTAAGCGTATGCGTAATGGAGAGTTTGAAGACGGAACTCATGTTTTAAGAGCGAAAATAGATATGAGTTCGCCTAATGTGGTTATGAGAGACCCGACTTTATACCGCATTCGCAAAGTTGCACACCATAGAACAGGTGATAAGTGGTGCATTTATCCTATGTATGATTTTGCACATTGTTTATCTGACTCTCACGAGGGCGTTACTCACTCTTTGTGTACTTTGGAATTTGAAAACAACCGAGAATTATATGATTGGGTTTTGGAAAACCTTGAGCTTTTTCGTTCGCAACAAATAGAATTTGCTCGTTTAAATATTACACGCACGGTTTTATCAAAACGTAAACTCATTCAGCTTGTACAAGAAAAGCATGTTAACGGTTGGGACGATCCGCGTATGCCGACTTTAAGCGGTTTAAGACGCAGGGGATGTACGCCGGAAGCTTTACGTAACTTTTGTTCTCGTATAGGCGTCTCCAGAGCTGACAATATGGTTGAATACAGCATGTTGGAATTTTGTATGCGAGAGCATTTAAACGCTATTGCTCCTAGGCTTATGGCAGTTCTTGACCCGATTAAAGTCGTAATTGAAAACTATCCCGAAGGGCAAGTTGAATGGTTTGACATGCCGCTTGACCCTGAAGATGAAAGTAAAGGCAAGAGAAAAGTTCCTTTTGGGCGTACTCTTTTTATAGAAAGAGACGACTTTAAAGAAGAAGCACCGAAAAAATATCACCGCTTATCTGTGGGCAAAGAAGTTCGTTTGCGTTACGCTTACTATATTGTTTGTCAAAGTGTAGTAAAAAATGAACAAGGTGATATTGTTGAACTGCGTTGTACTTATGATCCGGCAACAAAAGGCGGTTGGTCTGAAGACGGGCGTAAAGTAAAAGGCACTCTACATTGGGTAGAAGCTGAGAACGCCGTTAAAGCCGAGGTTAGGCTTTATGATTATTTGTTTAAAGTTGATAATCCGAGTGCGGAAGACGACTTTTTAACCTGTATTAATCAAGATTCTTTGAAAAAAATCGAAGCTTATATCGAACCGGCTTTAAATCAACGTGAAATTGGAGATATAGTCCAGTTTGAACGCTTGGGTTATTTTAGAAAAGATGAAGATTCAACTCAGAACAAATCTGTATTTAATCGTACCGTCGGTTTAAAAGAATCTTGGTAAAAACTTAACCTTTAAGCGATTTTTTGTTTAAAGAATGTTTGCAACTTTTTCAGATAAGGTATAAACTCAAAAGGTTGATTGTTTTATTGGAAATATTTTTTTGGTAAAAAAGTTATTTGTTAAATATATGGAGGTTTTATGTTGTTTGTTGAAGTAGCTAGTGCTATGGGCGGAGCCGGTGGCGATGCTGCGGCTCAGGGGGGCTTAGGTGGTTTTGCCTCTTTTGTTCCTTTAATTTTAATGTTTGCGATTTTTTATTTTTTGATTATTCGTCCGCAACAAAAAAAGAATAAAGAATATAAAGAAATGCAGGCATCCTTAAAAGTCGGCGATAAAGTGATTACTGCCGGTGGAATGTATGGCGAAATCACAGAAATTAAAGGTGATTTGGCTGTTGTTGACCTTGGAAATAAAGTTGTTGTTACTGTAGGGCGTGCTTATATTGCGGCGGCTCCTACTCCAAAGGTTAGTAAAGAAAGCGACAAGAAAAAATAAATGTGAATAATCATAAGACCTTTGTAATATATTTTAAATAGTTATATTGCAAAGGTCTTATTTTGATTTTTAATATATTTAACAAATACATACAGATTTAGAGTTAGGAGTTTATTATGACAAACAAGCTGAGCTTTAGAATTGCCGTTAGTTTGGTAATTTTAATTACAGCTGCCGCATATGCTTTACCATTTTTTTCGAGTGTGGAAAATTCATCTTTTATTCAATATTTTCCGTCAAACCGTATTAATCTTGGCTTAGATCTTAAAGGCGGAATGCACTTAACGCTTGGAGTTGGAGTTGATAAAGCAATAGAAAACTCTTTGTTACAAAATGGTAGAGAGCTTATCGTTTTAGCTCGCAAAGAAAAAATTGTCGTTCAAAAACCAAAACTTTTACCTGATGGCAGTCTCGAATTTACTTTACTGAATCAGGACACAAAAAATACTTTGTCTGAACTTTTAACAAAATATTTTCCGACAATAGAGGTTGTTTCAAGCTCTGTTGTAGGTGATGGAAAATCTTTACGTTATGTTGTTAAGTTTTCTGATGCCGAGCGTGGTCGTTTGGCCGATTTAACCTTAGACCAAGCTCTTAAAACAATTCGTAATCGTATTGATGAGTTTGGCGTATCTGAACCTGATATTAGAAAGTTTGCCGAATCACAACGTATTCAAATTCAACTTCCGGGGCTTGAAGATCCCGCCAGAGCGGTTGAACTGATTGGAAGAACAGCGGCTTTAGAATTTCGTTTGGTTGCTTCACCGACAGATAGCGGGTTAGGAGCAACAGAGGTTTTGCCTTATGCTACTTCGAGAGGCGAAAATCAAAAACAAGGCGAAACAGTAACTGTTTATAAAGATACTTTATTATCAGGTAAGAGTGTCGCCGACGCCAGACAAGGTTTTGATACTCGTCCGGGTGGAAATAATGCACCTCTTGTTGAAATTAGTTTTGATGCTAGCGGGGCTACTTTATTTGAACATATCACAACAGAATATAAAGGGCATTATTTAGCTATCGTTTTAGATGATAAAGTTTATTCCGTAGCCAGAATTAATGAACCTATTAAAGGTGGTAAAGCACAAATTTCAGGCTCTTTTTCAGTGCCTGAAGCTACAGACCTAGCACTCGTGTTACGTGCCGGTTCTTTGCCTGCTCCCGTTACTATTTTAGAAGAGCGTAACGTAGGGCCTTCTCTTGGACAAGATTCGATAGATAAAGGGCTTCAGGCGACCATACTTGGCTTTGTGCTTGTTGTTGTCTTTATGACTGTTTATTATAGAGCTTCCGGTTTGATTGCTAATTTAATGTTATGTCTTGATTTAATTTTATTATTGGCAGGTATGGCGATTTTTGGTGCAACTCTGACCTTACCGGGTATAGCGGGCATTGTCTTGACTCTCGGTATGGCGGTTGATGCTAACGTTTTGATTTTTGAACGTATCAGAGAAGAGCTGAATTTGGGAAAAAGTTCGTTAGAGGCCGTTAAAGAAGGTTTTTCAAAGGCATCGGTAACGATTATTGACTCAAACCTGACTACAATCATAGCTGCTGTGATTTTATATCAATTTGGAACAGGACCGATTCGTGGGTTTGCAGTAACTTTATGTATTGGTATTTTAGCTTCTATGTTTACTGCTGTTTATGTTGCACATATTATTTTTGATCTTTGGGTTAAAAAAGACGATAGCAAAATCAGCATTTAATGAAAGTAATTTATAAAGTTTATCTGTTAACTATTGCAGTTATGGAGCAAAATAATGAAATTTTTTAGTTTGGTTCCCAATAATCTAAATATTGATTTTGTACGCTTACGCAGAATCTCATATTTTATTTCGGGTTTTATTTTATTAATTGGTATAATATCTTTAGTATATAACGGTGGATTGCGTTATGGAATAGACTTTGCCGGTGGTGCTATTGCACAAGTTAAGCTTGATAAAAGCGTTGACGCCGAAGCAATCAAGGCGGCGTTAAAAGGTTCTGCTCCTGAGGGTTTTACTGTTCAAAGTTTTGGAGCTAAAGAAGATAACACTTGGCTTATTCGTATTCCAAGTTTTCAAAATGAAGATAGTAATAAGGTTCGTCAAAATATTACGAACGCCTTTGCAAGCAAATTTGCTGATGCTCACCCGATTTTAGAGCGTTTGGAAGTCGTTGGTCCTAAAGTTGGGGCTGATTTAAGAGCCAAAGCCTTGGAAGCCATGTTTTATTCTATTTTGTTTATGGCAGTTTATATCTCAGGGCGTTTTGAACAAAAATGGGCTATTGCGGCTTTATTGACCGTATCTTTATCTGCTGTTTTATATATCTTGGCACAATTTAACGTAAGTATCAGTTGGCTTGTGTTGTTTGCTCTGTTAATTACCATTGGTTTATGTGTTAAATTGCGGCTGACCTTTGCACTTGGAGCTATTGTCTCAATTTTGCACGATATTTTGATAACCGTTGGTCTTTTGTCAATTTTAGGCGTTGAGTTTGACCTTACTACTATTGCGGCATTATTGACCTTAGTTGGTTATTCTTTAAACGATACAATTATTGTTTTTGACCGTATTCGTGAAAATATCCGTGAAAATACTTACAATAAAGTAAAGTTGAATCTGGAAGAAATTATTAATAAAAGTGTTAATCAAACTTTAAGCCGTACTATTTTGACTTCGGCGACGACTTTATTGGTTTTATCGGCTCTTTTAATTTATGGCGGAAGTTTAATTTTTGACTTTGCTTTAGTTATGTTTATGGGTGTATTTATAGGAACGGCATCATCAATCTTTGTTGCCAGCCCTGTTTTATTGGCGTTAGGAACAGCAACCGTGTTGCCTGATGAAAATGAAAATAATAAACCTGTTGTTTATGAAGATGGTTCTCAAGTATAAGTAATTAATGAATGTTTTATTGGAAAAAATGTAGGTTTGGCTTATGTTTTTTCCAATATTTATTATTTTTTATGTTTTAACTTTTTGGGCTTTATTTAAGAACAAAGATTTTTACTCTAAAAAGTTTTAAAGGTATTATCCGATGAAAAATTTTTATCTTTCAACTCCTATTTATTATGTTAACGCAAAACCTCACTTAGGACATGCTTATACCAGTATTTTGGCTGATTCTCTTTGTCGCTTTCATCAGCTTAAAGGTGAAAAAACTTTTTTGGTAACAGGTTCAGATGAACATGGTGATAAAATCGTAAAAGCCGCCGAAAAAGAAAAACTTGATGTTAAAACTTTTACAGACAATATAAGCCAAGCATTTAAAGATATTTTACCTAAGCTTGGAGTAAACAACTCTGCTTTTGTGCGTACCAGTAGTGAAAAACATAAAAAATGCGTGCAAGAATTTTTGCAAAAAGTTTATGATAAAGGTGATATTTATTTTGGAGAATATGGCGGGCATTATTGCTATGGTTGTGAACGCTTTTATACGGAAAAAGAATTACTTGCAGACGGAACTTGCCCTCAACACTTAGTTAAGCCCGAATATATTAGCGAAAAAAACTATTTTTTCAAAATGTCTAAATATCAAGATTGGTTAGTTAAACATATTGAGGAAAATCCTGATTTTATACGTCCGGAACGTTACCGCAACGAAGTTCTCAGCATGTTGAATAGTGGCGATTTGGAAGACTTGTGTATCTCTCGTCCAAAGTCTCGTTTAAGTTGGGGAATTGAACTGCCCTTTGACAATAATTATGTATGTTATGTCTGGTTTGATGCGTTATTAAGTTATATTTCAGCCTTAGGCGGAGAAAAAGGACAAGCGTTTAACGAATTTTGGAATAATGCCGAACATTTAGTGGCTAAAGATATTTTAAAACCTCATGCTATTTTTTGGGCGTGTATGTTAAAATCAGCCGAGCTTCCGATTTATAAACATTTAAACGTGCATGGCTATTGGCTTGTGCGTGATACTAAAATGTCAAAATCTCTTGGAAATGTTGTTGCTCCGTTAGATATGATTGATAAATATGGTTTGGCGACTTTTCGTTATTTTCTTTTAAGAGAAATGCATTTTGGATCTGATGCGAGCTTTTCTATTGAAGCTTTAGTTAGTAGGCGTAATGCTGATTTGGCGAATGATTTGGGGAATTTGTTTAGCCGAGTTTTGGCGATGAATGCTAAATATTTTGGTTCGGTTTTACCGCAAAAAGTTGTAGACGGCGAGCTTGAACTTGAACTTGCTTCTTTAGCAAAAAATTCTTTTCAAAACTTTCAAACCATGTTTGAAAACTTGCGTTTTTCCAACGCTCTTGAGGCATTATGGGAACTAGTGAGGGCTTTGAATAAGTATATAGACAGTGCTGCCCCGTGGGTGTTGCATAAAGCTCAAGAAATTCCTCGCCTTGGAACGGTTATATATACTTTACTTGAGTATATGAGAAAGATAAGCTTGCATTTATGGGCTGTTATGCCTGAAACTGCGGAAGAAATGTTAAGTTTGTTGGGGGTTAAGTTTGATATTAATCAAGTTAACTTAGAAGCCGAAATTGAAAGTTTCGGAAGCTTGCAAGTTGGTTCTCATTTAGCGGCAAATTGCAATTTATTCCCGCGTATAGATGTTGTTAAACCAGATAACTCAATTGGCTCGATTGGCTCGACTGGCTCGACTGGATCAACAGGGAAAACAAAAGCAAATAAAGAGAAAAAAGTTGCCAATGTTCAAAGCGAAACTTTAAAATCAACCGAATCTTATCTTGATTTTAGTGATTTTCAAAAGCTTGATTTGCGTATCGGAACTATTTTGGAAGCAGAACAACACCCGAACGCCGATAAACTTTTATGTTTTAAAATTGATGTTGGTGAAGAGTCAACTCGCCAAATTGTTTCAGGTATAGCCGAATTTTTTAACCCAAAAGACTTAGTTGGCAAACAGGTTGTTGTTTTAACAAATTTACCGCCGAGAAAATTAAGAGGTGTAGAATCGCAAGGCATGATTTTAACTGCCGCTTATAGTAACAATGAAAACAAAGAAGTTTTAAGTTTATTGACTGCTATGGAACATATTAAAAGCGGTGCAAAAATTTCGTAAGCAAAAATATTGTTGTTAATATAGCATATATGTTGAACTTTTTAGGCTGTCTATTTTGACAGCCTATTCTTTTTGTTAATAGAACTTGAGAATAATATTTTTTTATTTTATTATCAGTAATAGACTAATAATAAAAAATGCTTATTGTTATAATATGTTTTGGTAATTAATTGATAAATTAGAGTCTTAACTAATATTTTTTCTACTTTTAACTAAAGGAGTCTACAATGGCTAATAATAAAAAAGACACAAGCAAGAAAAAGGTTATTGATACTTTAAACGAAGCTCGTGCAAGAGAACTACACGCAATCAGCCTTTATATGAGCCAACATTACGCACTTGATGCTATGGATTATGGTGAATTGGCGGCGAAAATGAAACTTATTGCCATAGACGAAATGCGTCATGCCGAAAATTTTGCCGAACGCATTAAAGAGCTTGGTGGAGAACCGGTTACCGGACACGGTTCTAAAGTAGTACGTGGTAATACCGTATTGGAAATATTTAACAGCGATGTAAATGTTGAAGATGATGCGATTGAAATGTATAATCAAGCTGTAAATATTTGTAGAGAAAATAACGACAATATCAGCATGAAACTCTTTGAAACAATTATCGCCGAAGAGCAATTGCACATGAATTATTTTGAAAATATCTCTCAACATGTTAAAAATCTTGGTGATACTTACTTATCAAAAATTGCCGGAACTTCTGCTTCAACCGGTCCTACAAGCAAAAGCTTTGCCCTTAACTTAAACCCCGGGGCAACAGCGTAACATAGACCTAATAATAAACGCTGAACGCAAAACTGAGTTTTGCATGCCCTTACTTTAGAAGTATTGAACAAAAAAAGAGACAAGCTTATTTTTTATCTTGTCTCTTTTTTATTGCTAACTATTAAAGACCATTGCAAAACTCCGTTTTGCGTGCTTTTATTATCGTTTGATGCTCTGTGTGTACATAGCATCAAACGTTTTAAGACACAAAAACCACTAATTTTACAGGAAAATTTAATTTTCCTTATTCGTGATTTTTGGAGCGTCTTTCTGACGAAAGCCACTTTGAGACTATTGTGCAATTGTCTCTACTATGTATTTAGTCAATCATGTTATGACAGCCGAGTTTTTTCGGGTTACGCATTGCCGCTTGTGTTAAGACATAAGCACTCTGGCAACCATGGAACAAGTCTATTAAAGATTTATTTATCGTTGTTAATTTATAAAAATCATGTACATGGGTTGATAAGTCTCTAAGTTCTTCAAAAGCTCGTCTTAAACGTGCATGACTACGAATAATTCCAACATAATTCCAAGTAGTGCTACGAATTGTTGTCCAATCTTGGGCAATTAAGGCAGGGTCGTCATTTTTTTCATTCCCGATATATTTCCAATCAGAGATTGATTCTAAAAGACGATTGGATAAGCGCAAGCTAGTAATATTTTTATTAATGTGTTCCGCCGCTTGATAACCCCAAACCAGAGCCTCCAATAAAGATGTGCTGGCTAAGCGGTTAGCTCCGTGTAAACCGGTACAAGAACATTCGCCTATACTGTAAAGATTATTTAAAGAAGTTTCTCCCCAAAGGTTTGTTAATATTCCGCCGCAAAAATAATGTGCTGCCGGTACAACCGGAATAGGTTCTTTTCGAATATCAATACCTGATTTGAGACAGTGTTCATAGATAGTCGGAAATCTCTCTTTTGGGTCAGTTTTCAACGTTTTTGTATCAAGAAAAACACAAGGTGAACCAGACGTTAAAAGTTCGTTGACTATGGCTTGAGAGACAATATCTCGAGGGGCAAGTTCTTCTCTCTGGTCATATTTTTTCATAAACCTTTCACCCTTTGCATTAATGAGCCTTGCTCCTTCGCCTCTCATTGCTTCCGTTATTAAAAAGCGTGAAGGGGCATGGTCAAAAAAAGCTGTTGGGTGAAACTGTACATACTCAAGATTGGTCATTCGTACCAAAGCTCGACTTGCCATAGCAAAAGCAGAGCCTATTACTGATGGATTATTGGTTGTGTGCAAAAATATTTGTCCGGCTCCGCCACTGGCTAAAATCGTTACGTCTGCTAAGATTGTTTGAACGGTAGAGTTGTTTTCGTCAAAAACATGAGCTCCGCAACATTTATTTATTACTTGATAGCGATAGGTTTTGCTTTGAGAGTGGTGGTGGATAGTTAATAAGTCTATTGCCGTGTGTTGAGTTAAAACTTTTATGTTGGGGTGGCTTGCTACGGCTTTTGTTACGCCTTGCATAATCGCTAAACCCGTATAGTCGGCACAGTGTAAGATACAGGGGCTATGGTGTCCGCCTTCTCTGGCTAAGTCCCAAGCATTTGCGGCGTTATCTGATTTTATTTTGGCAAAAGGTATTTTGAGACGATCAATAAGAATTTTGTCAACAATTTCCGGGCCTTTTCTGGCTAAATGTCTTACTGCCCAATGGTTATTGAGATTATGTCCTGCATTTAGAATATCGCCTTCTAATTCTTTGGGGTTTTCTTTGGCGGCTTTATAGACGATACCACCTTGAGCAAGGGGAGAGTTTCCGCTTAAAAGTTCTTTTTCAGAAGTAATAAGGGTTACTTCCAGTCCTTTGTCAGCAAGTATCAAGGCGGCGGTTGAGCCGGCTAAACCTGAGCCGATAATCAAAGCTTGGGTTTTTATCGTATTTGTTTTATTGAAAGTCATTTGTCAACTCTTTGGTAAAAGCTCTTTAACTCAACCAGTAGTATTTATTAAGTTTTTATCAATTTTTAAGGTTGATTAAGATTTGTTTTTACTCTGATTTCTCAATGTGCAAGTTAGATTTTTTAATAAGTCAATTCTACTGTTTCTTTTTTGTATTATAAAGAGCAGGGTTTAGATTTGGGTCGTTATACATTTTAAACTGATAATAGACTTTCATTTGTTTTTTACCCGTATAGTAATCTTTGATCAGTTCTAATAAAGCGAGGCTGATGTCTTCTCTTTGTTCAATAAGAACATTTAACTTGTTTTGACAGCTTTCTTTATGAGTTTTATCAACGTCTTGCCTATCGATTTGTTCTTGCATGTGGTAAATTTTTAAAGCCAGTATCGATAATCTGTCTATTGCGAGAGCCGGTGGTTCTGTATTATATTTTTCTGATTTTTGTTCTGTTTGTGATTGTTTCAAGATGTTTAATAAACAAAAATCCACGGCTTCCATGCGGTCATTGCGTTT contains:
- a CDS encoding glutamine--tRNA ligase/YqeY domain fusion protein; translated protein: MNVDSIIENENNKDSAVKQPSDFIRTRIQTDLLNGKNNGRLHTRFPPEPNGYLHLGHAKSICLNFGVANEFNGLCNLRLDDTNPTKEEVEYVDSIRNDVKWLGFSWDDREFFASDYFEFFYEQAVRLIKMDKAYVDSLSADEIRAYRGTLKEPGKNSPYRNRSIEENLDLFKRMRNGEFEDGTHVLRAKIDMSSPNVVMRDPTLYRIRKVAHHRTGDKWCIYPMYDFAHCLSDSHEGVTHSLCTLEFENNRELYDWVLENLELFRSQQIEFARLNITRTVLSKRKLIQLVQEKHVNGWDDPRMPTLSGLRRRGCTPEALRNFCSRIGVSRADNMVEYSMLEFCMREHLNAIAPRLMAVLDPIKVVIENYPEGQVEWFDMPLDPEDESKGKRKVPFGRTLFIERDDFKEEAPKKYHRLSVGKEVRLRYAYYIVCQSVVKNEQGDIVELRCTYDPATKGGWSEDGRKVKGTLHWVEAENAVKAEVRLYDYLFKVDNPSAEDDFLTCINQDSLKKIEAYIEPALNQREIGDIVQFERLGYFRKDEDSTQNKSVFNRTVGLKESW
- the secD gene encoding protein translocase subunit SecD, whose translation is MTNKLSFRIAVSLVILITAAAYALPFFSSVENSSFIQYFPSNRINLGLDLKGGMHLTLGVGVDKAIENSLLQNGRELIVLARKEKIVVQKPKLLPDGSLEFTLLNQDTKNTLSELLTKYFPTIEVVSSSVVGDGKSLRYVVKFSDAERGRLADLTLDQALKTIRNRIDEFGVSEPDIRKFAESQRIQIQLPGLEDPARAVELIGRTAALEFRLVASPTDSGLGATEVLPYATSRGENQKQGETVTVYKDTLLSGKSVADARQGFDTRPGGNNAPLVEISFDASGATLFEHITTEYKGHYLAIVLDDKVYSVARINEPIKGGKAQISGSFSVPEATDLALVLRAGSLPAPVTILEERNVGPSLGQDSIDKGLQATILGFVLVVVFMTVYYRASGLIANLMLCLDLILLLAGMAIFGATLTLPGIAGIVLTLGMAVDANVLIFERIREELNLGKSSLEAVKEGFSKASVTIIDSNLTTIIAAVILYQFGTGPIRGFAVTLCIGILASMFTAVYVAHIIFDLWVKKDDSKISI
- the yajC gene encoding preprotein translocase subunit YajC, whose product is MLFVEVASAMGGAGGDAAAQGGLGGFASFVPLILMFAIFYFLIIRPQQKKNKEYKEMQASLKVGDKVITAGGMYGEITEIKGDLAVVDLGNKVVVTVGRAYIAAAPTPKVSKESDKKK
- a CDS encoding DUF4254 domain-containing protein: MKQQTNDISQNLTALLETIKSSLKEQCKTVELWHQQLIDDPYIIPPQQNVSFKNLQETIIAQHYMNFTLWHIEDEARRKDVDASIIADCKYRIDVCNQKRNDRMEAVDFCLLNILKQSQTEQKSEKYNTEPPALAIDRLSILALKIYHMQEQIDRQDVDKTHKESCQNKLNVLIEQREDISLALLELIKDYYTGKKQMKVYYQFKMYNDPNLNPALYNTKKKQ
- the secF gene encoding protein translocase subunit SecF; its protein translation is MKFFSLVPNNLNIDFVRLRRISYFISGFILLIGIISLVYNGGLRYGIDFAGGAIAQVKLDKSVDAEAIKAALKGSAPEGFTVQSFGAKEDNTWLIRIPSFQNEDSNKVRQNITNAFASKFADAHPILERLEVVGPKVGADLRAKALEAMFYSILFMAVYISGRFEQKWAIAALLTVSLSAVLYILAQFNVSISWLVLFALLITIGLCVKLRLTFALGAIVSILHDILITVGLLSILGVEFDLTTIAALLTLVGYSLNDTIIVFDRIRENIRENTYNKVKLNLEEIINKSVNQTLSRTILTSATTLLVLSALLIYGGSLIFDFALVMFMGVFIGTASSIFVASPVLLALGTATVLPDENENNKPVVYEDGSQV
- a CDS encoding ferritin-like domain-containing protein, with the translated sequence MANNKKDTSKKKVIDTLNEARARELHAISLYMSQHYALDAMDYGELAAKMKLIAIDEMRHAENFAERIKELGGEPVTGHGSKVVRGNTVLEIFNSDVNVEDDAIEMYNQAVNICRENNDNISMKLFETIIAEEQLHMNYFENISQHVKNLGDTYLSKIAGTSASTGPTSKSFALNLNPGATA
- a CDS encoding L-aspartate oxidase; amino-acid sequence: MTFNKTNTIKTQALIIGSGLAGSTAALILADKGLEVTLITSEKELLSGNSPLAQGGIVYKAAKENPKELEGDILNAGHNLNNHWAVRHLARKGPEIVDKILIDRLKIPFAKIKSDNAANAWDLAREGGHHSPCILHCADYTGLAIMQGVTKAVASHPNIKVLTQHTAIDLLTIHHHSQSKTYRYQVINKCCGAHVFDENNSTVQTILADVTILASGGAGQIFLHTTNNPSVIGSAFAMASRALVRMTNLEYVQFHPTAFFDHAPSRFLITEAMRGEGARLINAKGERFMKKYDQREELAPRDIVSQAIVNELLTSGSPCVFLDTKTLKTDPKERFPTIYEHCLKSGIDIRKEPIPVVPAAHYFCGGILTNLWGETSLNNLYSIGECSCTGLHGANRLASTSLLEALVWGYQAAEHINKNITSLRLSNRLLESISDWKYIGNEKNDDPALIAQDWTTIRSTTWNYVGIIRSHARLRRAFEELRDLSTHVHDFYKLTTINKSLIDLFHGCQSAYVLTQAAMRNPKKLGCHNMID
- a CDS encoding LpxI family protein, which produces MDIFKQSPVVGIIAGGGQFPVLVARAAHARGLKVVMTGFVGHTDPLIAKEADAFKMIHLGQLTALVNFFKKHNVVNICMAGAVSKPKALDLRPDWRAAKALFNLARRGDNDLLSLVVRELEADNFLLFQAADLSPDLLAPVGILTANLPDHVLQEMQYAWSVLKGIGSYDIGQAIVVKERMVIAVEAIEGTDATIKRAAELVGEGCVLVKTLKPNQDGRTDLPALGLKTIELLTKYKYAGLGYEAGKSLFFDVQEAIRLAEKNKLSIVGIPSEGIENLTNYNQ
- the metG gene encoding methionine--tRNA ligase → MKNFYLSTPIYYVNAKPHLGHAYTSILADSLCRFHQLKGEKTFLVTGSDEHGDKIVKAAEKEKLDVKTFTDNISQAFKDILPKLGVNNSAFVRTSSEKHKKCVQEFLQKVYDKGDIYFGEYGGHYCYGCERFYTEKELLADGTCPQHLVKPEYISEKNYFFKMSKYQDWLVKHIEENPDFIRPERYRNEVLSMLNSGDLEDLCISRPKSRLSWGIELPFDNNYVCYVWFDALLSYISALGGEKGQAFNEFWNNAEHLVAKDILKPHAIFWACMLKSAELPIYKHLNVHGYWLVRDTKMSKSLGNVVAPLDMIDKYGLATFRYFLLREMHFGSDASFSIEALVSRRNADLANDLGNLFSRVLAMNAKYFGSVLPQKVVDGELELELASLAKNSFQNFQTMFENLRFSNALEALWELVRALNKYIDSAAPWVLHKAQEIPRLGTVIYTLLEYMRKISLHLWAVMPETAEEMLSLLGVKFDINQVNLEAEIESFGSLQVGSHLAANCNLFPRIDVVKPDNSIGSIGSTGSTGSTGKTKANKEKKVANVQSETLKSTESYLDFSDFQKLDLRIGTILEAEQHPNADKLLCFKIDVGEESTRQIVSGIAEFFNPKDLVGKQVVVLTNLPPRKLRGVESQGMILTAAYSNNENKEVLSLLTAMEHIKSGAKIS